The Pseudobacteroides sp. genome includes the window CGAAAGCACGGGAATATTAGGATAACCCGCTTTACGCAATGCTCTGCGTATAAATCCAATATAATTGCTGGCACGGCATCCCCCACCTGTTTGAGTTATCATTAGTGCAGTTTTATCCAAATCATATTTACCTGACAATAAAGCTTCCATCATCTGTCCGACTACCATCAAGGAAGGATAACATGCATCATTATTTACATATTTAAGACCGACATCAACAGCCTTCTTTCCATCATTGTTCAGGAGTACAATATTATAGCCACATGACCGGAAGGCCGGCTCTATTATAGAAAAATGAATGGGTGACATCTGTGGAGCAAGAATTGTGTAACTGTCACGCATTTCTTTTGTAAATAGTACTCTTTCGAACTTAGCTGGTACAATTGTTCTTTTGGCTTTGCTTTGCTTTCTAACTTTTATTGCAGAAAGAAGAGAACGAATACGGATACGTGCAGCACCTAAGTTATTAACTTCATCTATTTTTAAACATGTGTAAATCTTGCCAGAGTCCTCCAGTATATCATATACCTGATCAGTAGTTACAGCATCAAGACCGCATCCAAAGGAGTTAAGTTGAATCAAATCAAGATCATCACGTTGTTTTACATAGTTTGCAGCAGCATAAAGCCTTGAATGATACATCCACTGATCCACTACAAGAAGAGGCCCTTCCACCTTTGATAGATGAGAAACGGAATCTTCAGTAAATACAGCTATGCCATAGGATGTAATAAGCTCCGGAATGCCATGATTAATTTCCTGATCGATATGGTATGGACGTCCGGCAAGAACAATTCCATGTCCGCCTGTTTCTTCCAAATATTTAAGGGTTTCTTCCCCTTTTTGCTGCATTTTCTTGTGGACCAATTCTGCTTCAGCCCAGGCAATTTTTGCTGCTTCTGCAACTTCTACAGCAGAAATATTAAACTGTTTTCCAAATTCTTCAACCAGCCTTTTAGTTAATACCTTAAGATTGGTAAATGGAAGAAATGGACTCATAAATAGAATATCCGGGTTCTTAAGCTCATCTATATTGTTTTTTATGTTTTCTGCATACGATGTAACAATCGGACAATTATAGTGATTGTTGGCATCTTCAAATTCCTTACGTTCATAAGGAATACATGGATAGAATATAAAGTTAACTCCCTTTTCCAATAGCCACATAACATGACCATGAGCTAATTTTGCAGGATAACATTCCGATTCACTAGGGATAGATTCTATACCAAGCTCGTAAATTTTTCTGGTAGATTCAGGTGATAATACCACCTTGAATTTAAGTGCTTTAAAGAACTCTGCCCAGAAAGGGTAGTTTTCATATATGTTTAAAACTCGTGGAATACCTACTGTTCCCCGCGTTGCTTCTTTTTCTTGGAGGGTTTCCCTGTCAAAAAGCAGTTTGGCCTTATAGTCATAAAGGTTTGGGATATTGTCCTTATTCTTTTGACCACCGGCACCCCGTTCACAACGATTGCATGTAACGAACTGCCTTCCTCCGCTAAAACGATTGATGGTTAAAAGACAATTGTTTGTACATCCCTTGCAATGTGACATTCTTGTAGTAAATTCCAACGTTTGGATTTTTTCGATAGACAGCATTGTTGTAGGTTTATCTTCGCTATATCGTTCCCTTGCAATCAGGGCTGCACCAAATGCACCCATAATACCTGCAATATCCGGCCTTATAGCTTCACAATCCGCAATTCTCTCAAAACTTCTGAGGACTGCATCATTATAGAAGGTCCCGCCCTGTACAACAATATGCTTTCCGAGCTCAGATGCGGAACTTACCTTAATGACCTTATACAATGCATTTTTTATTACTGAGTATGCTAGACCTGCTGAAATATCTGCAACCTCAGCACCTTCTTTTTGAGCCTGTTTAACCTTGGAATTCATAAACACAGTACACCTTGTCCCAAGATCAATAGGGTTTTTGGCAAATAAAGCAGCTTTAGCAAAATCCTGAACGGTGTAATTCAATGATTTGGCGAAGGTTTCAATAAAGGAACCGCAACCTGATGAACACGCTTCATTAAGCTGCACATTGTCTACAGTGCGGTTTTTAATTTTAATACATTTCATATCCTGACCACCGATGTCTAAAATACAGTCAACATCTGGATCGAAAAACGAAGCAGCATAATAATGTGCAACGGTTTCAACTTCGCCTTCGTCAAGTAAAAGTGCATTTTTAATTAAAGCTTCGCCGTATCCGGTAGCACATGAATGTACAATTTGTGCATTTTCAGGAAGCTTTGAGTAAATATCTTTTACTGCATTGATCGTTGTTGTGAGAGGACTGCCGTTATTATTGCTGTAGAAAGAATATAACAGTGTTCCGTCTTCGCCAACCAAGGCCGCTTTTGTAGTTGTAGAACCGGCATCAATACCGAGAAAACATTTTCCTTTATAGTCTTCCAGGTTACCGCGTTTTACCGATTGTCTGTCATGTCGATTCTTGAATGCATTATAATCTTCATCGGTCTTAAACAGCGGATCCAACCTTTCAACTTCAAACTCCATCTTTATATCACCTGAGAGTTTTGATTCCAAGGCAGAAAGAGAAGTATTAATTTGTTTGTTTGCAGTTATTGCAGAACCCATAGCTGCAAACAGATGAGAATTTTCAGGTGATATTCCATGTTCCTCATCCAATCTAAGAGTTCTTACAAATGCTTCTTTAAGCTCAGATAAAAAGTGAAGAGGTCCACCCAGGAATGCTACATGGCCGCGTATTGGCTTACCGCATGCAAGGCCGCTGATTGTCTGGTTAACAACAGCTTGAAAAATTGATGCTGATAAATCCTCTTTTGTTGCCCCTTCGTTTATTAATGGCTGAATATCTGACTTGGCAAACACACCGCATCTTGCGGCTATAGGATAAATTGCCTTGTAATTTTTTGCATAGTTATTAACACCTGTAGCATCGGTCTGCAGCAGGGATGCCATCTGGTCGATAAAAGAACCAGTACCCCCGGCACATATACCATTCATTCTCTGTTCAACGTTTCCGCCTTCAAAATATATGATCTTGGCATCTTCACCGCCGAGTTCAATTGCAACATCTGTCTTTGGTGCAAAAGTCGACAATGCAGTGGAGACCGCAATTACTTCCTGTGTAAACGGCACGTCAAGATGATTGGAAAGTGAGAGCCCACCAGAGCCGGTTATCATAGGTGCAACTCTTAAATCCCCCAATTTACTATGAGCTTTCGTAATAAGCTCACAAAGACTTTCCTTAATATTGGCAAAATGACGCACATAATCGGAAAATAAAATATTATTTTTATCATCTAATATTGCAATTTTTACAGTTGTAGAACCAATATCAATTCCTAAATTATAAATAGTTGTATTATACATAATAATATGCAGACAAAGTCAATCTGCTATATACCCCCTAATCAATTTGACCCTAAACTATAAAATGTATGAAACAAAATCAGGTTACATTATACAACAAGAAAAATCAAAATACAATATGGTGGGTGTTTTTACATACTCCCCAATTGGCATTATCCAAAAATCCATTTTCATATAATAAATTTACTAAAAAAGTGCAGCATTTATTCTAAAAAAATTAATTAATTCATACCCTTAATACAAATACCTAAACAAATATATTAAATTAGCCACTAAAAAAGTGGGGCTATTGCAAAACAACACTTAATCACACCATATTGTCCAGGTTTATAAATGCAAACCACAATATGGGCAACTAAAAGGCATTTTGCAACAGCCTCACTTTTAAAGTCATAACATATTTAAAACTGTCTCTTTGGGAAAAGTGATTTATCTCATACATTAAATGCACTTTTCATTTAGCTGCGGAAGTTATTTTTTGATGATGCCTAATTTTGAAATTCCGCACCATGTTTCTTTGGAGTTCCCATATTATCTAAGGGCCAGAACCTGAATACTGCTCTTCCTCCCACCCTTGATATATCAAAAGGCCCAAGTGATCTACTATCAAGGCTTCCTCCTGGAGTACGGTTGTCCCCTAGAACATATATTTGCCCCTTTTTAACCGTTAGGTCGCTGTATTTATCATTTACAATTTCTGTAGAACCCCCGTTAATGTAATCCTCTTTCAAGGCCTTCCCGTTTAAATACACCTTACCGTCTCTAACTTCTATCTTATCTCCCTCAACACCAATTACCCTTTTTATAATGGGACTTCTTTCTACGCCGTTCATATCACTGACGTCTATTGTAACAATATCACCATATTTTAGCTTTCCCACCTTCGGAGTAATTTTTTCGATTATTAGCTGATCGCCATCCTGCAATGTAGTTTCCATGGAAGAACCGCTTACAATAGTCCTCTGCCCCACAAATGCCACGATTAAAAAACCAATAAGTACTGCAACAGTAATATGGACTCCCCAGTCCAGAACTTCTCTTAAAACCGGATTCTTAATTCTTTTAAACGTAATAATCCCTCCCAGAATTATATTTTTTGTTGACTAAGTTTACAAAATAATTATAGCTAAAACATATTACCACTTTGTTAACAAACTTTGAATAATTCCAAAATTTCTTTATATAGCCAGTTTTATTTGCAACATAATGGCTTACGATTGGTCAGAATTAAACGTTATAGCCTTCCGATTTTATATGAAGTTCTTTTAACTGTTTAACCTCAACTACATCAGGTGCATTTGTCATTAAGCATGATGCGTTTTGAACTTTAGGGAATGCAATAACATCTCTTATGCTGCTCTTTCCTGCCATTATCATTACAAGCCTGTCTAAGCCGTATGCCATACCGCCGTGAGGAGGTGTTCCGTATTTAAAGGCTTCAAGCAGGAATCCGAACCTTGCCCACGCTTCCTCTTCCGCAAACCCTAGAAGTTCGAACATTTTTGACTGCAGTTCCTGGCTGTGTATTCTGATACTTCCCCCACCTATTTCAACACCGTTTAGTACAATGTCATAGGCTTTTGCACGTACTTTGCCTGGATTAGTTTCCAAGAAATCAATGTCTTCATCCATAGGTGATGTAAACGGATGGTGTTTTGCCACATAACGCTTTTCTTCTTCGTCATACTCATACAACGGAAACTCTGTTACCCAAACAAATTTATATTCATTTTTGTCAAGAATATCAAGCCTTCGTGCAAGCTCAAGCCTTAACTGGCCCAAGGAATCATAAACTATATCATTCTTATCAGCACTAAAGCATATTAAATCTCCTGGCTCTGCTTCTACTCTTTCTAATATTTTCTTTATTTCATCTTCACTCAAAAATTTGGTTATTGCAGATTTAAGTTCATTCTCCTCTACTACAATCCACGCCATTCCCTTTGCCTTATATATCTTTACAAATTCAACAAGGCTGTCAATTTCCCTTCTGCTGAATTTGGCTCCACAGCCCTTTGCATTTATAGCTCTTACACTACCGCCGTTTTTGATGGCATCGGTAAATACTTTAAAGCCGCAGTCAGCAACAATATCCGAAACATCTTTAAGTTCAAATCCAAATCTTATATCAGGCTTGTCAGAACCATATCTATCCATAGCTTCCTGATAAGGTATTCGCTGGATTGGAGTCTCAATATCGATATCCATAGCCTCTTTGAACACCCTCTTTATAAAGCCTTCATTTACGGTAAGCACATCCTCCACATTAACAAAGGACATTTCTATGTCGATCTGAGTGAACTCGGGCTGTCTATCTGCCCTTAAATCCTCATCCCTGAAGCATTTTGCAATCTGGAAGTACCTATCAAAGCCAGAAACCATCAAAAGCTGTTTAAAAAGCTGAGGTGACTGTGGAAGTGCAAAGAACTTTCCTGGGTGCACCCTGCTTGGAACAAGGTAGTCCCTTGCACCTTCAGGTGTACTCTTTGTAAGTATAGGGGTCTCAACTTCAAGAAATCCGTTTTCATCATAATAATCTCGAGCAATCTTTGCAACCTTGTGCCTAAGTATAAAATTTCTCTGCATGTCAGGTCTTCTTAAATCTATGTATCTGTGTTTGAGCCTGACTGTTTCGTTTACATCAGAGTCTTCCTCTATATAAATCGGTGGTGTTTCAGCTTTGCTTAAAATCCTGAGCTCAGAAACCATAACCTCAATTTCTCCTGTCGGAAGTTTAGGGTTTACTGTTTCAGGACTTCTCTTAACAACCTCACCTATTACCGCAAGGACATATTCACTTCTTATGGATTCGGCTTTTTCAAATATTTCAGCACTGACAGCACTGTTAAATACAACTTGGAGTACCCCGCTTCTATCTCTTAAATCAACAAAAATTACGCCGCCCAAGTCTCTTCTTTTATGAGCCCAGCCCATAACTGTAACAACCTGCCCCACATTGCTTATTCCTATATCACTGCACATGTGGGTTCTTTTTAGTCCGTAAATCGATTCTCCCATAAATTACCTCCTGTTAATAATTTCTTCATGTATATTATCTAAAGCAACCTCTATCTGTTCTCCGTTTTTCATACTTTTAAGAGTTGCCTTGTTGTTTTTTATTTCGTCATCACCTAAAACAATAGTATATTTTGCCCCAAGTTTGTCCGCATATTTCATCTGTGCCTTTAAACTTTTTTGGAGCAAGTCCTTTTCTGCAGGAATTTGCCTTTTTCTTAATTCATAAACCAGCTTCCCCGCATAAGTATCTGCTATTTCACCTATTGTGGCAATGTATATCTCAACTTCTTGTGGCAGCGGAATAGGCACACCCTGGCTCTCCATTTCCATCAAAAGCCTTTCAATACCGAGCCCAAATCCTATGGCTGGAGTTGAAGGGCCACCACATGCTTCAACCAATCCGTCATATCTGCCGCCTCCGCAAATGGTCCCCTGGGTACCTACATTCTCTGAAATAAACTCAAATACAGTCTTTGTATAGTAGTCCAGCCCTCTAACAATGTTCTTATCGATGTTATAGGCAATTCCCAAATTATCCAAGCCTTTTTTAAGCCCTTCAAAATGTTCTTTGCATTCCCCGCATAAATTATCTAGTATGGCCGGAGCACCGGAGGTAATACTTTTGCATTTTTCCTCCTTACAATCTATAATCCTTAATGGATTCCTTTCAAACCTGTTATTGCATAACCCACAAAGCTTTTCAAGGGATGGTCTGAAATAGTTCATAAGCTTTTCGTTATAGGCTTTTCTGCAAACAGGACAGCCTATGCTGTTTATATTAAGACCTACGTCCTTTAGTCCCAGACTTTCAAAAAACAGGCTGATCAAGCTGATTATTTCAACATCTATGGACGGACCCTTTGAGCCGAAAGCCTCCACACCAAACTGATGGAACTCTCTGTACCTCCCCTTTGCCATCT containing:
- the lepB gene encoding signal peptidase I, translating into MILGGIITFKRIKNPVLREVLDWGVHITVAVLIGFLIVAFVGQRTIVSGSSMETTLQDGDQLIIEKITPKVGKLKYGDIVTIDVSDMNGVERSPIIKRVIGVEGDKIEVRDGKVYLNGKALKEDYINGGSTEIVNDKYSDLTVKKGQIYVLGDNRTPGGSLDSRSLGPFDISRVGGRAVFRFWPLDNMGTPKKHGAEFQN
- the aspS gene encoding aspartate--tRNA ligase, whose product is MGESIYGLKRTHMCSDIGISNVGQVVTVMGWAHKRRDLGGVIFVDLRDRSGVLQVVFNSAVSAEIFEKAESIRSEYVLAVIGEVVKRSPETVNPKLPTGEIEVMVSELRILSKAETPPIYIEEDSDVNETVRLKHRYIDLRRPDMQRNFILRHKVAKIARDYYDENGFLEVETPILTKSTPEGARDYLVPSRVHPGKFFALPQSPQLFKQLLMVSGFDRYFQIAKCFRDEDLRADRQPEFTQIDIEMSFVNVEDVLTVNEGFIKRVFKEAMDIDIETPIQRIPYQEAMDRYGSDKPDIRFGFELKDVSDIVADCGFKVFTDAIKNGGSVRAINAKGCGAKFSRREIDSLVEFVKIYKAKGMAWIVVEENELKSAITKFLSEDEIKKILERVEAEPGDLICFSADKNDIVYDSLGQLRLELARRLDILDKNEYKFVWVTEFPLYEYDEEEKRYVAKHHPFTSPMDEDIDFLETNPGKVRAKAYDIVLNGVEIGGGSIRIHSQELQSKMFELLGFAEEEAWARFGFLLEAFKYGTPPHGGMAYGLDRLVMIMAGKSSIRDVIAFPKVQNASCLMTNAPDVVEVKQLKELHIKSEGYNV
- the hisS gene encoding histidine--tRNA ligase produces the protein MLTQTPKGTKDILPIESYKWQYIESQIAKVCTNFGYKEIRTPVFEHTELFQRGVGDTTDIVQKEMYTFLDKGNRSISLRPEGTAGVVRSYIENGMSSQPQPVKLYYNISAYRYEKMAKGRYREFHQFGVEAFGSKGPSIDVEIISLISLFFESLGLKDVGLNINSIGCPVCRKAYNEKLMNYFRPSLEKLCGLCNNRFERNPLRIIDCKEEKCKSITSGAPAILDNLCGECKEHFEGLKKGLDNLGIAYNIDKNIVRGLDYYTKTVFEFISENVGTQGTICGGGRYDGLVEACGGPSTPAIGFGLGIERLLMEMESQGVPIPLPQEVEIYIATIGEIADTYAGKLVYELRKRQIPAEKDLLQKSLKAQMKYADKLGAKYTIVLGDDEIKNNKATLKSMKNGEQIEVALDNIHEEIINRR
- a CDS encoding acyl-CoA dehydratase activase-related protein, yielding MYNTTIYNLGIDIGSTTVKIAILDDKNNILFSDYVRHFANIKESLCELITKAHSKLGDLRVAPMITGSGGLSLSNHLDVPFTQEVIAVSTALSTFAPKTDVAIELGGEDAKIIYFEGGNVEQRMNGICAGGTGSFIDQMASLLQTDATGVNNYAKNYKAIYPIAARCGVFAKSDIQPLINEGATKEDLSASIFQAVVNQTISGLACGKPIRGHVAFLGGPLHFLSELKEAFVRTLRLDEEHGISPENSHLFAAMGSAITANKQINTSLSALESKLSGDIKMEFEVERLDPLFKTDEDYNAFKNRHDRQSVKRGNLEDYKGKCFLGIDAGSTTTKAALVGEDGTLLYSFYSNNNGSPLTTTINAVKDIYSKLPENAQIVHSCATGYGEALIKNALLLDEGEVETVAHYYAASFFDPDVDCILDIGGQDMKCIKIKNRTVDNVQLNEACSSGCGSFIETFAKSLNYTVQDFAKAALFAKNPIDLGTRCTVFMNSKVKQAQKEGAEVADISAGLAYSVIKNALYKVIKVSSASELGKHIVVQGGTFYNDAVLRSFERIADCEAIRPDIAGIMGAFGAALIARERYSEDKPTTMLSIEKIQTLEFTTRMSHCKGCTNNCLLTINRFSGGRQFVTCNRCERGAGGQKNKDNIPNLYDYKAKLLFDRETLQEKEATRGTVGIPRVLNIYENYPFWAEFFKALKFKVVLSPESTRKIYELGIESIPSESECYPAKLAHGHVMWLLEKGVNFIFYPCIPYERKEFEDANNHYNCPIVTSYAENIKNNIDELKNPDILFMSPFLPFTNLKVLTKRLVEEFGKQFNISAVEVAEAAKIAWAEAELVHKKMQQKGEETLKYLEETGGHGIVLAGRPYHIDQEINHGIPELITSYGIAVFTEDSVSHLSKVEGPLLVVDQWMYHSRLYAAANYVKQRDDLDLIQLNSFGCGLDAVTTDQVYDILEDSGKIYTCLKIDEVNNLGAARIRIRSLLSAIKVRKQSKAKRTIVPAKFERVLFTKEMRDSYTILAPQMSPIHFSIIEPAFRSCGYNIVLLNNDGKKAVDVGLKYVNNDACYPSLMVVGQMMEALLSGKYDLDKTALMITQTGGGCRASNYIGFIRRALRKAGYPNIPVLSLNLVGLEKNPGFKITPELAMKAIFGVVFGDVLMRCLYATRPYEAEEGAANALYKKWDDRCIEFITKSKYPSFSTYKKICRGIIRDFDSLPRKDIKKPRVGIVGEILVKFMPAANNYLVDLLESEGAEAVVPDLLDFFLYCFYCSNFKHEKLGMKKSSAIKANAGIKAIEWLRSAARDEFQKSTHFDPPAHIEDLAKMASEIVSCGNQTGEGWFLTGEMIELIHTGASNIVCTQPFGCLPNHIVGKGVIKELRRRYPKSNIVAIDYDPGASEVNQLNRIKLMLSTAFKNL